The proteins below come from a single Chloroflexota bacterium genomic window:
- a CDS encoding GntR family transcriptional regulator, protein MIQATDLRKAKTSLSELAYRHLLNAIVAHELTPGAPLRPPDLAQRMGLSPTPVKDALARLAGEGLVEYRPGLGPFVAAPTVAEIVDLYGCRLMCELHALREGFSRIDKPFIADVRARLDAHDAAMAARDGSYERQRQLAEADRDFHLSYLRLWPNAKAITWYTQLNVHIRSDLVANRVGGRPGTLVEHREIFDALLARDLERALTAARRHVEASRDSFVERSSTPEG, encoded by the coding sequence ATGATCCAGGCCACCGACCTCCGCAAGGCAAAGACGAGCCTGAGTGAGCTTGCATATCGCCACTTGCTGAACGCGATCGTGGCGCATGAGCTCACGCCAGGCGCGCCGTTGCGGCCACCGGACCTCGCTCAGCGCATGGGGTTGAGCCCGACGCCGGTCAAGGATGCGCTGGCTCGGCTGGCCGGGGAAGGCCTCGTCGAGTATCGTCCCGGCCTGGGGCCATTCGTCGCTGCGCCGACCGTCGCGGAGATCGTGGACCTGTATGGCTGCCGCCTGATGTGTGAACTCCACGCATTGCGGGAAGGGTTCTCACGGATCGACAAGCCGTTCATTGCGGACGTGCGTGCGCGCCTGGACGCGCACGATGCGGCGATGGCGGCTCGAGATGGGTCCTACGAGCGCCAGCGGCAACTGGCTGAGGCCGACCGCGACTTTCATCTCTCGTACTTGCGGCTCTGGCCCAACGCCAAGGCGATCACCTGGTACACCCAGCTCAACGTCCACATCAGATCGGATCTCGTGGCCAACCGCGTCGGTGGGCGGCCGGGCACGCTGGTCGAGCACCGCGAGATCTTTGATGCGCTGCTGGCTCGCGACCTTGAGCGGGCCCTCACGGCGGCCCGTCGCCATGTCGAGGCATCACGAGACTCATTTGTGGAGCGCTCGTCCACTCCAGAGGGGTAG